From a region of the Paenibacillus lutimineralis genome:
- a CDS encoding carbohydrate-binding protein, with the protein MRNRFVAWLLMASIIFSAFFSSIGLHIEASAATGPNLAAGKSVTASGYADVYVASNAVDENQGTYWESTNNAFPQWIQIPLGSSVDVEQVVLKLPAGWETRTQTLSIQGSTNGTDFFNLSNSADYTFNPVTGNSVTIDFPSTNTQYVRVHFTANTGWPAAQLSEVEVYGASVPTAKSIPGKIEAEAWDAMSGVQTESTSDTGGGLNVGWIHTGDWMDYFVNVAESGTYTVEYRIASNTNTGEIQLRSGQTILATTTVPNTGGWQNWQTVTATVTLTQGQQTLRVYAGGPDFNLNWINFKPGNTGTEPLTAPVNLAYSQPTPGTILLTWNASTGSTGAQSYEIYANDQLRGTVNGSTLTFTDNQPSIATVTYYVIAKDAAGNSSPRSNTVTRVGEVVSSSNLALNKPITASSTVHTFIATNANDGDTSTYWEGAPNSYPNQLTASLGANANITSIVLKLNPSSAWGTRTQTIQVLGREQNASGFVNLVSAAPYTFNPATGNTVTIPVTATAAEVRLVFTSNTGSSAGQVAEFQILGTPAPSPDLTVSGLSWSPTSPNETAPITLTAAVKNVGTASSPATSVNFYLNNILAGTAAVGTLAQGASQNVSVDIGAKTAASYTVSAVVDESNTVVEWDKTNNSLVSLAPLVVSEVPSSDLIAAALWSPGNPSAGDTVTFSVNLKNQGNIASSSGAHAVTLVLKDSSGNTVRSLTGTYNGSISAGGSANVSLGTWTAANGNYSVTATVAADANEIPAKQGNNVSTSGLYIGRGANMPFTIIEAESPANKTNGTILAPNSKPGDYAGEASGRSAVYLDSTGKHVEFTLTSPANAFVLRSSVAENTTGTVSIYANDVKKGTFTVTSKYSHVYATPSTLGQLGYDNQPGSGLTAYWLYEDSQLLLNEVFPAGTKIKIQKDNGDVPWIYVDLLETENVAPPATNPDPSKYVEVSASKSIEQALNEFRQDQTKKGIFIPAGEWTINSKIFLYGRATEIIGAGPWHTKLVAPKNQTNTDVGFNISSTADGSTIRDLSAWGNYVYRVDGPGKFIDGNGMKNVTLQNLWVEHFICLYWGVNSSHNTFKDNRIKNMFADGINMTNGSSYNVIDNNYARGTGDDSFALFSAIDAGGSYNVGNKYTNLTATCVRRAAAFAVYGGSDNLFQNLYGADTLTYPGITISSLSFGYNTLGFGDKDTVIDGVTLDRTGGDFWTSVGADDKINEYQNFGAIWFFGADRAFKNILVKNIDINNPVYFGLMFQTKSPENLAMQNVRIENVNINNPSRYGIKLVVSAEQGQGPVVGQASFTNVKVNNPGVRAIYGEDKSPNFTVNRVAGNNW; encoded by the coding sequence ATGCGAAATAGGTTTGTCGCTTGGTTGTTGATGGCCTCTATTATTTTCTCAGCCTTCTTTTCCAGTATCGGACTTCATATCGAAGCTTCTGCTGCAACAGGTCCGAACCTTGCAGCGGGCAAGAGTGTAACCGCTAGTGGCTATGCAGATGTATACGTGGCTAGTAATGCTGTAGATGAGAATCAAGGAACCTACTGGGAGAGTACGAATAATGCATTTCCGCAATGGATCCAGATTCCTCTTGGCAGCTCAGTGGACGTTGAACAGGTTGTGCTTAAGCTTCCGGCTGGCTGGGAGACAAGAACACAAACCTTGTCCATTCAAGGCAGCACGAACGGCACGGATTTCTTCAATCTTTCCAATTCAGCAGATTACACATTTAATCCCGTTACAGGCAATTCGGTCACGATCGATTTCCCTTCAACGAATACGCAATATGTAAGAGTTCATTTTACAGCAAATACAGGCTGGCCAGCGGCTCAATTGTCTGAGGTTGAGGTGTATGGTGCTTCCGTACCGACGGCGAAATCGATCCCGGGCAAGATTGAAGCTGAAGCTTGGGACGCCATGTCTGGCGTGCAAACAGAGTCCACCTCTGATACTGGCGGTGGCTTGAATGTCGGCTGGATCCATACCGGAGATTGGATGGATTACTTCGTTAATGTTGCAGAGTCGGGAACCTATACGGTTGAGTACCGCATCGCCAGCAATACGAATACAGGAGAAATCCAGCTGCGCTCTGGGCAGACGATATTGGCTACGACCACAGTTCCTAATACGGGAGGTTGGCAAAATTGGCAGACCGTTACGGCGACGGTGACGCTAACTCAAGGCCAGCAGACGCTGCGCGTGTATGCCGGCGGGCCTGATTTCAATCTGAACTGGATTAACTTCAAGCCGGGCAATACGGGCACGGAGCCGCTGACGGCACCTGTCAATTTAGCATATTCACAGCCTACGCCTGGAACGATATTGTTAACCTGGAATGCCTCTACAGGAAGTACAGGTGCTCAGAGCTATGAGATTTACGCAAACGATCAGCTTAGAGGTACAGTGAACGGTTCAACTCTTACTTTTACGGATAACCAGCCTTCCATTGCTACTGTCACATATTATGTCATCGCTAAGGATGCTGCGGGCAATTCTTCACCGCGGAGCAATACCGTTACACGTGTAGGTGAAGTGGTCTCCAGCAGCAATCTGGCTCTGAACAAACCGATTACTGCCTCTTCAACAGTTCATACATTTATTGCGACCAATGCTAATGATGGAGACACGAGTACCTATTGGGAAGGAGCGCCGAACTCTTATCCAAACCAATTAACCGCCAGTCTAGGCGCGAATGCGAATATTACCTCGATTGTACTGAAGCTGAATCCATCCTCTGCATGGGGTACCCGGACACAGACGATCCAGGTGCTCGGACGGGAGCAGAATGCTTCCGGCTTCGTCAACCTGGTCTCAGCAGCGCCGTACACTTTCAATCCAGCTACAGGCAATACGGTGACGATTCCGGTTACAGCAACCGCCGCGGAAGTACGTCTCGTCTTTACGAGCAATACGGGATCTTCGGCTGGGCAGGTGGCAGAATTTCAGATCTTGGGTACGCCAGCCCCAAGTCCGGATCTTACGGTCTCCGGTTTATCGTGGAGTCCAACTTCGCCGAACGAGACTGCACCAATTACTTTAACGGCTGCCGTTAAGAATGTCGGAACAGCATCTTCGCCAGCAACATCGGTCAACTTCTATTTAAATAATATCTTGGCGGGGACAGCTGCCGTTGGCACATTGGCTCAGGGCGCTTCTCAGAACGTATCCGTCGATATAGGCGCCAAGACCGCTGCCTCCTATACGGTTAGCGCCGTCGTTGATGAGAGCAACACGGTTGTGGAGTGGGACAAGACGAACAACAGCTTGGTGAGCCTGGCGCCTCTGGTTGTAAGCGAGGTTCCAAGCTCCGATCTTATCGCAGCAGCCCTCTGGTCGCCGGGTAATCCTAGTGCTGGGGATACAGTAACCTTCTCTGTCAATCTGAAGAATCAGGGCAATATCGCCAGCTCTAGTGGTGCACATGCCGTTACACTTGTGCTGAAGGATAGCTCGGGGAATACCGTACGCTCCTTAACCGGAACATATAATGGCAGCATATCAGCAGGAGGATCGGCTAATGTATCGCTGGGCACGTGGACCGCTGCAAATGGCAATTATTCTGTGACAGCTACGGTTGCTGCAGATGCTAATGAAATTCCAGCGAAGCAAGGTAATAATGTTAGCACCAGCGGGTTGTACATTGGACGCGGCGCGAATATGCCGTTTACGATCATTGAGGCGGAATCGCCTGCGAACAAGACGAACGGAACGATTCTAGCTCCGAACTCCAAGCCTGGCGACTATGCAGGTGAAGCTTCTGGCCGCTCGGCGGTCTACCTGGATAGTACGGGGAAACATGTAGAGTTCACATTAACCTCCCCGGCTAACGCATTTGTGCTTCGTAGTTCCGTGGCCGAGAATACAACAGGAACCGTTAGCATTTATGCGAACGACGTGAAGAAAGGTACCTTTACGGTAACTTCCAAGTACTCTCATGTATACGCAACCCCAAGCACACTGGGTCAGTTGGGATATGACAATCAACCAGGGTCAGGTTTGACTGCCTACTGGCTCTATGAGGATTCACAGTTGCTGCTGAATGAAGTGTTCCCTGCTGGAACGAAGATCAAGATCCAGAAGGATAACGGAGACGTACCATGGATCTATGTCGATCTATTGGAGACGGAGAACGTCGCACCGCCAGCTACCAATCCTGATCCTAGCAAATATGTCGAGGTGTCTGCCAGCAAGTCCATTGAGCAGGCTCTGAATGAATTCAGACAGGATCAGACGAAGAAGGGAATCTTCATCCCCGCAGGCGAATGGACGATCAATAGCAAGATATTCCTGTATGGAAGAGCGACGGAGATTATTGGCGCAGGCCCTTGGCATACGAAGCTGGTAGCTCCGAAGAATCAGACCAATACCGATGTCGGCTTTAATATTAGCTCTACGGCGGACGGATCTACGATTCGAGATTTATCCGCATGGGGGAACTACGTCTACAGAGTGGACGGACCCGGCAAATTTATTGACGGCAACGGAATGAAGAATGTGACCCTTCAGAATCTTTGGGTCGAGCACTTTATCTGCTTGTATTGGGGAGTTAACTCTTCCCATAACACATTCAAGGACAATCGGATCAAAAATATGTTCGCAGACGGGATCAACATGACGAATGGTTCCTCCTATAATGTGATCGACAACAATTATGCCCGGGGAACTGGGGACGATTCTTTTGCTTTGTTTAGTGCGATTGATGCGGGAGGTTCCTATAATGTCGGCAACAAGTACACCAACTTGACGGCAACCTGCGTTAGACGCGCAGCGGCATTTGCCGTATACGGAGGTTCCGACAACCTGTTCCAGAACCTCTATGGCGCGGATACGCTGACTTACCCGGGAATTACGATCAGCAGCTTGAGCTTCGGGTACAACACCTTAGGCTTCGGGGACAAGGATACGGTGATTGACGGTGTGACCTTGGACAGAACAGGTGGAGATTTCTGGACCAGTGTGGGTGCGGACGACAAAATTAACGAATACCAGAACTTCGGGGCTATATGGTTCTTTGGGGCAGACAGAGCTTTCAAGAACATTCTGGTCAAGAATATTGATATCAACAATCCAGTATACTTCGGTCTGATGTTCCAGACGAAATCGCCGGAGAATCTGGCGATGCAAAATGTTCGCATTGAGAATGTCAACATCAACAATCCAAGTCGTTACGGAATCAAGCTCGTAGTCAGTGCGGAGCAAGGGCAAGGTCCGGTCGTCGGCCAAGCAAGCTTCACGAATGTGAAAGTGAATAATCCGGGTGTTCGCGCGATTTATGGCGAGGATAAGAGCCCGAACTTCACGGTGAACAGAGTAGCGGGCAATAACTGGTGA
- a CDS encoding sensor domain-containing diguanylate cyclase has protein sequence MKPIIKKGITLRFTISLLVIAAILLTMLTSITSALQVNRTSLIDNYLNKNESYSKKLASNTDELLKTMQENIAMIASMSVRESELNHQMIDDLYQANSEYFNSIVIADANRVVQAYSPHNIGISIGDKLNSKQSEEAVITKTPFISEPYRTTKTGRLIILVSAPIVDHDGTYKGFVGGTIYLEEENVLSTTLKKHFFGDGSYVYVVDKKGDLIFHSEQERVGQHIKNEAVQKVISGQSGSQEVTNSPGNVFLVGYAYEPNSSWGIVSQTPYEVINEPLQQLVYRMLLHAMPFLLLILVLGWWIASRIAKPLNTLAQFSDQAILNPMPAENIPDIHSSYYEVSLLSRSVKIALQSMNQDLTYLRHKVNIDELTGLVNRRGFDSLIADWIESKIPFALILFDIDHFKQVNDTYGHVVGDDVLRYLAQQMQQIFSNGDMACRYGGEEFGILIRHGGLDRAKALADRLREQLASTISPTGQSITVSSGISSFPAHGQSAEQLVMRADEALYYSKENGRNQTTVFTIKELQEV, from the coding sequence TTGAAACCAATTATCAAAAAAGGAATTACTCTCCGGTTCACCATTTCATTACTAGTCATTGCAGCCATTTTGCTTACGATGTTAACCAGCATTACATCTGCTTTACAGGTTAACCGTACTTCCTTGATCGACAATTATTTGAATAAGAATGAGTCCTATTCTAAAAAGCTGGCTTCCAACACAGATGAGCTATTGAAGACGATGCAGGAGAACATTGCAATGATTGCCTCCATGTCCGTGCGTGAGAGTGAGCTGAATCATCAAATGATTGATGATCTCTATCAGGCTAATAGCGAATATTTCAACTCTATCGTCATTGCAGATGCTAATCGGGTAGTGCAGGCTTATAGCCCGCATAACATTGGAATATCCATTGGGGACAAGTTAAACTCCAAGCAAAGCGAAGAAGCTGTAATCACGAAGACCCCCTTTATCTCCGAACCTTACCGTACGACGAAAACAGGTCGACTGATTATTCTGGTGTCAGCACCTATCGTAGATCATGATGGGACTTATAAAGGATTCGTAGGGGGAACGATCTATCTGGAGGAAGAAAATGTGCTGAGCACGACGCTTAAGAAGCATTTTTTCGGGGACGGTTCTTACGTGTATGTGGTAGATAAAAAGGGAGATTTGATCTTTCATTCGGAGCAAGAGCGGGTGGGGCAGCATATTAAGAATGAAGCCGTACAGAAGGTTATCTCGGGCCAAAGCGGTTCCCAGGAGGTCACGAATTCTCCAGGTAATGTCTTCTTAGTAGGCTATGCATATGAGCCAAACAGTTCCTGGGGAATCGTCTCACAGACTCCTTACGAGGTAATCAATGAACCGTTGCAACAGTTGGTCTATAGGATGCTCCTACATGCAATGCCATTCCTGTTGTTGATTCTGGTCCTTGGCTGGTGGATCGCAAGCCGGATCGCCAAGCCATTGAATACACTGGCACAATTCTCAGACCAAGCTATCCTGAATCCCATGCCTGCCGAGAACATTCCGGACATTCATTCCTCCTATTATGAGGTCAGTCTATTGTCGCGAAGCGTCAAAATAGCGTTGCAGAGCATGAATCAGGATCTAACTTATTTGAGGCATAAAGTGAACATTGACGAATTGACTGGCCTTGTCAACCGAAGAGGATTCGACAGCCTGATCGCCGACTGGATAGAGAGCAAGATCCCTTTTGCTCTAATTCTGTTCGATATCGACCACTTCAAGCAGGTGAACGATACATATGGACATGTCGTCGGTGATGACGTACTGCGCTATTTGGCACAGCAGATGCAACAGATCTTCTCCAACGGGGATATGGCTTGCCGTTACGGTGGTGAGGAGTTTGGTATTTTGATCAGGCATGGCGGACTGGACAGAGCCAAAGCACTAGCAGACCGGCTGCGCGAGCAGCTTGCCTCAACGATAAGTCCGACAGGCCAATCGATTACGGTCTCTTCAGGCATCTCATCGTTTCCGGCCCATGGCCAATCCGCCGAGCAGTTGGTGATGCGGGCGGATGAGGCACTATACTATTCCAAAGAGAACGGTAGGAACCAGACTACTGTATTTACGATCAAGGAATTACAGGAAGTTTGA